Proteins co-encoded in one Aspergillus flavus chromosome 2, complete sequence genomic window:
- a CDS encoding short-chain dehydrogenase, whose amino-acid sequence MASTTNVLISGASRGLGKAFVEQYLARPNHTVIGTVRDVKSAAAEELRALPAAEGSKVVLVKVEYTSTTDAVDAVKELEAQGITKLDIVIANAGIAGQQGRIETIDPKGLAEVYLVNAVGPAVLFLALKPLLDRAQTPKWLAISSGLASLHDLHKYPMFPGFPYNGSKAALNHFTKTIHVESPKIIAFAVAPGFFETDMGRKTAAFFNFENPPFSDINTNIKSIIGLLDNATRENYSGQFLNFDGQLIEW is encoded by the exons ATGgcttccaccaccaacgTCCTCATCTCCGGTGCCAGCCGAG GACTCGGAAAGGCTTTCGTCGAACAGTATCTCGCCCGGCCAAACCACACTGTCATCGGTACGGTCCGCGACGTCAAGAGCGCTGCCGCTGAGGAGCTGCGAGCGCTGCCTGCGGCCGAGGGCAGCAAGGTCGTACTGGTCAAGGTTGAATACACTTCGACGACTGACGCCGTGGACGCTGTCAAGGAGCTCGAGGCACAGGGTATCACCAAGCTCGATATCGTCATCGCCAACGCCGGCATCGCTGGCCAGCAAGGGCGTATTGAGACCATCGACCCCAAGGGCCTCGCAGAGGTCTACCTGGTCAATGCTGTTGGCCCGGCCGTGCTCTTCCTGGCGCTGAAGCCGCTCCTCGACAGGGCTCAGACGCCCAAGTGGTTAGCCATAAGCTCCGGTCTCGCGTCGCTCCACGATCTGCACAAGTACCCCATGTTCCCGGGGTTCCCGTACAACGGGTCCAAGGCGGCGTTGAACCACTTCACCAAGACCATCCACGTTGAGAGTCCTAAGATTATCGCCTTTGCCGTTGCTCCTGG GTTCTTTGAGACCGACATGGGACGCAAGACTGCCGCATTTTTCAACTTTGAGAACCCGCCCTTTTCGGACATCAACACGAACATTAAGAGCATTATCGGGCTG CTGGATAATGCGACTCGGGAGAACTATTCTGGGCAGTTTCTCAATTTCGATGGACAGCTCATTGAGTGGTGA
- a CDS encoding putative epoxide hydrolase — MLLHLLFGLSVAVGLSAAERGLPFDFPFSQTPTRFNIRVDSELVDFAKSRAASYRPSYGISDEWTKEGPPAASMAELSTFWAEHYNWSEVEDRMNKRDHFSVVIPGAAGYTGDIPIHFVHHRSMNDSAIPLLLLHGWSSTHLEWDKIIDPLAQFFHLVTPDLPGYGFSPAPTESGMDARTMGAAYDVLMKELGYGTYGVVGTDVGYFVSSWMMSDVPDSIIGHFLDFMLVPPTQDDIDRYSGNQTTPEENAYLGSFTAFESDHSVYSAVQAQKPLALSLSMGDSPVGFAGWLWDLKYAGSDGYQYTMEELITEAFTLWIQAPYGAMRSYLETLIPTSGGVDFPSYKVPTGLVQWGNQHGPFPELASFPLAPRSWAERQATNLVYFMRHAFGGHFPAQSNWHLYAAHLREFFDCLNGVETLPA; from the exons ATGTTGTTGCATCTGCTCTTCGGGTTATCCGTCGCCGTTGGGCTGTCGGCGGCGGAAAGGGGCCTGCCTTTTGATTTCCCATTCTCTCAGACTCCAACAAGATTCAATATCCGCGTGGATTCGGAACTGGTGGATTTCGCCAAAAGCCGGGCTGCCTCTTATCGCCCCTCTTACGGTATCTCCGATGAATGGACCAAAGAAGGCCCCCCAGCGGCATCCATGGCTGAGCTATCAACATTCTGGGCCGAACACTATAACTGGTCGGAAGTAGAAGACCGTATGAACAAGCGTGATCACTTCTCGGTTGTGATTCCTGGTGCAGCAGGTTATACTGGCGATATCCCCATTCATTTTGTGCACCACCGTTCTATGAATGATAGTGCCAtccctcttctacttctcCACGGCTGGTCATCGACTCATCTGGAATGGGACAAGATCATTGATCCTCTCGCTCAATTTTTCCACCTTGTCACCCCTGACCTCCCTGGTTATGGTTTCAGCCCGGCACCTACGGAGAGTGGAATGGATGCTCGAACCATGGGTGCCGCTTATGATGTGCTCATGAAAGAGCTTGGTTATGGAACTTATGGTGTGGTGGGCACGGATGTTGGATACTTCGTTTCCAGCTGGATGATGTCAGACGTGCCTGATAGCATCATCGGACACTTCTTAGACTTTATGCTCGTGCCGCCAACGCAAGACGACATCGATCGGTATTCTGGGAATCAGACGACACCAGAAGAGAATGCATACCTTGGATCCTTCACTGCGTTTGAATCAGACCACTCTGTGTATTCTGCCGTGCAGGCTCAGAAGCCATTGGCCTTGAGTCTCTCAATGGGTGACAGTCCCGTTGGGTTTGCCGGCTGGCTATGGGACCTGAAATACGCCGGCAGCGATGGATACCAGTATACAATGGAGGAACTCATTACGGAAGCATTCACGTTGTGGATACAGGCGCCTTACGGTGCGATGCGATCCTACCTGGAAACGCTGATT CCTACGAGCGGGGGAGTCGACTTTCCCTCATATAAGGTGCCAACGGGCTTGGTCCAATGGGGCAACCAACATGGGCCTTTCCCTGAACTTGCTTCATTCCCTTTAGCG CCTCGATCATGGGCCGAGCGTCAGGCAACCAACCTTGTTTATTTCATGCGACATGCCTTCGGAGGGCACTTTCCGGCTCAAAGTAACTGGCACCTATATGCTGCGCATTTGCGAGAGTTCTTTGACTGTCTAAATGGAGTCGAAACGCTACCTGCCTGA